One genomic window of Marinobacter adhaerens HP15 includes the following:
- a CDS encoding ferredoxin: MSSDKKSLRAVADRAACCGYGLCAAICPEVFKLDEDGLVYFEDDKVTPELEESAREGVEACPAEAIWLEEIED, translated from the coding sequence ATGAGTTCGGATAAAAAAAGCCTCCGTGCCGTCGCTGATCGTGCAGCCTGCTGCGGTTATGGGCTTTGTGCTGCAATTTGCCCAGAGGTGTTCAAATTAGATGAAGATGGGCTGGTTTACTTTGAGGATGACAAGGTGACGCCAGAGCTCGAAGAGTCGGCACGTGAGGGTGTTGAGGCCTGTCCTGCTGAAGCAATTTGGCTTGAAGAGATCGAGGATTAA
- a CDS encoding FkbM family methyltransferase, which yields MPTNSLDHAGREIQVESWRIEERQEGIAQRGLDGWPKDLQEDLEEIERLRLCLRDLPEPPVLLHPIHPIKLRVDANISPTMVYYFLLGDYEESDLELIEAFILPGDRVVECGAGAGITGAFAAQCSGDSVVLVEPSESMHSTILGNFEANGESCEIIGAAVVPDGFEGDHLKIYINEEYWWTTTRTNAGGRPKHVPVIRISELLRREQPTVLLMDIEGAEVGLLPKSLPADLRLIIAELHTPDIGDEATAEIVNSIVSQGFKLKRIKAQTWVFGRD from the coding sequence ATGCCAACCAACAGTTTAGATCATGCCGGGCGTGAAATTCAGGTGGAGAGTTGGCGGATTGAGGAACGGCAGGAAGGTATTGCCCAGCGAGGCCTTGATGGCTGGCCCAAGGATTTGCAAGAAGACCTTGAAGAAATTGAGAGACTTCGACTTTGTTTGCGGGATCTGCCTGAGCCTCCCGTTCTCCTGCATCCGATTCATCCGATTAAACTGCGTGTGGATGCGAACATCAGTCCGACAATGGTCTATTATTTTTTGCTCGGCGATTACGAAGAGTCGGACCTCGAGTTGATTGAAGCATTCATTCTTCCAGGAGACCGTGTGGTTGAATGTGGTGCTGGTGCAGGTATTACCGGTGCGTTCGCAGCCCAATGTTCAGGGGATAGCGTTGTTCTGGTTGAGCCAAGCGAAAGCATGCACAGTACTATTCTCGGAAACTTCGAAGCTAATGGTGAATCCTGTGAGATCATCGGCGCGGCCGTTGTACCAGACGGTTTTGAAGGCGACCATCTTAAAATTTATATCAATGAAGAGTACTGGTGGACAACGACCCGCACGAATGCTGGAGGCCGCCCTAAGCATGTGCCGGTGATCCGGATTTCTGAGCTGTTGAGGCGTGAGCAGCCCACGGTGTTATTAATGGATATTGAGGGTGCGGAGGTAGGGTTGCTACCCAAGTCCCTTCCGGCTGATTTGCGTCTTATTATCGCGGAGCTTCATACGCCTGATATCGGGGACGAAGCGACCGCTGAAATTGTTAATTCGATTGTTTCCCAAGGCTTTAAGCTAAAGCGGATAAAAGCTCAAACGTGGGTATTTGGACGCGATTGA
- a CDS encoding Bcr/CflA family multidrug efflux MFS transporter yields the protein MKLQKLASFFPGWLFLLAMLTALSPLSVDLYLPAFPAIAESLNVNSAQIQVTLAAYLLGMAVGQLLYGPLSDHFGRKPPLYFGLALYVLASFACVFASDLTTLTIARFVQALGGSSGVVISRAVIRDRTKPAQSAKAFSMLMLALGLAPILAPLLGGFLLYIMGWRGIFAVLGVTGIVLFISTHYSMRETHFREPNAHLSLWSVLTRYLELLREWQFQKYVLVAGMLFGGMFAYVAGSPFIVIELFEVPPEHFGWFFGINAIGMIAGSQINANLATRYGPEKVLKHVIWIPFVASLLGFSSAVLQFDSLPLLMLCFFAFMTSMGLLSPNAMALAMASQGHRAGSASAIMGAIQFLIGTLGATVISFWPLPSAVPLMTVMLISTAGSLFFFLLGKKTRA from the coding sequence ATGAAGTTGCAAAAACTGGCGTCGTTTTTTCCAGGTTGGCTATTCCTGCTTGCCATGCTCACGGCATTGTCGCCACTATCGGTCGATCTTTATCTGCCTGCCTTTCCCGCTATCGCAGAGAGCCTTAACGTCAACTCCGCTCAGATTCAAGTAACATTGGCCGCGTACCTTTTGGGCATGGCCGTTGGACAATTGCTTTACGGGCCTTTGAGCGACCATTTTGGCCGAAAACCCCCGTTGTACTTTGGCCTTGCACTCTATGTTCTTGCCTCCTTTGCGTGCGTGTTCGCCAGTGATCTTACAACCTTGACTATCGCTCGCTTCGTCCAGGCCCTTGGCGGAAGTTCAGGCGTTGTTATCAGCCGCGCGGTTATTCGCGACCGAACTAAACCAGCACAGAGTGCCAAGGCCTTCTCAATGTTGATGCTGGCACTTGGCCTTGCGCCAATATTAGCTCCCCTGCTGGGAGGCTTTCTTCTTTACATCATGGGGTGGAGAGGAATTTTCGCTGTACTTGGCGTAACGGGTATAGTGCTTTTCATCAGCACGCACTATTCGATGCGTGAGACTCATTTTCGTGAGCCAAATGCTCATTTGAGCTTATGGAGTGTCCTTACTCGCTACCTGGAGTTGTTGAGGGAATGGCAGTTTCAAAAATATGTTCTCGTCGCTGGCATGTTGTTTGGCGGGATGTTTGCTTACGTCGCAGGGTCACCCTTCATTGTCATTGAACTCTTCGAAGTCCCCCCCGAGCACTTTGGCTGGTTTTTTGGTATTAATGCCATCGGGATGATTGCTGGGTCTCAGATCAACGCAAACCTGGCAACTCGATACGGCCCAGAAAAAGTACTGAAACACGTTATTTGGATTCCCTTTGTTGCTTCCCTTCTTGGATTCAGTTCCGCGGTATTGCAGTTTGATTCCCTTCCGCTGCTGATGCTCTGCTTTTTCGCGTTCATGACGTCAATGGGTTTACTTAGCCCCAACGCAATGGCCTTAGCTATGGCAAGCCAGGGGCATCGCGCAGGCTCAGCATCAGCGATAATGGGGGCCATTCAGTTTCTAATTGGGACTTTGGGGGCGACGGTGATCAGTTTCTGGCCGCTTCCAAGCGCAGTTCCACTCATGACGGTCATGCTCATCTCAACGGCTGGCAGCTTATTCTTTTTCCTTCTTGGCAAAAAAACACGGGCATAG
- a CDS encoding methyl-accepting chemotaxis protein — protein MSTAGVVSEKQERVRDNVMSLLGRFSMGAKLMFAPTLIVVLLIGISVVAYQGLNRQQKILGQIEATRFSELQRGLEVSSASQAAMVSSYAAIVQLIRAQGSISKEALQSYVDEMQASVNDMLAGVATTVNAETKISEQEQALYEKLAEQADYFAQGINELGQAILENPALASSQLGYVRADYNRLQGLLGQLIEEQKALAGSSFEEANATADKVALSLEVSILVAIVLSLLTALLVRRQVLRAIKAIELAAMRLKEGDLTHRVEIMGRDELAQTASAFNELIDSLQYSVMKVVQVSRSVDDSAEALVGTSDLVAEGAQKQAGAAVDAANTMDLMSQEIASIASHVEDLRATAQESLQGSEAGRDALDRLLQEISQVKDAFASITDSVGDFVSSTTEITNSINQVKDLSGQTNLLALNAAIEAARAGENGRGFSVVAEEVRSLAQRSALAANSINELTENLEAQSHRVNVALEEGSSALDGSQSLLEELERVLSEATRLVGSSNDGVDEIAQAVHKQNKGGKEIAGSIERIAEMGKDGNQISHTVRTSVASLRELSKELAQSVSHFET, from the coding sequence ATGTCTACAGCGGGTGTCGTTTCAGAAAAACAAGAAAGGGTCAGAGATAACGTGATGTCCTTGCTCGGTCGGTTCTCTATGGGTGCGAAGCTAATGTTCGCGCCAACGTTAATAGTTGTTCTGCTCATTGGGATCTCTGTGGTTGCTTATCAGGGGTTAAATCGCCAACAAAAAATTTTGGGGCAAATTGAAGCGACTCGTTTCTCTGAGTTGCAGCGAGGGTTGGAGGTTTCCTCCGCCTCTCAGGCTGCCATGGTTAGTTCCTATGCGGCGATCGTTCAGCTGATCAGGGCCCAAGGGAGTATTTCCAAGGAAGCATTGCAGTCCTATGTTGATGAAATGCAGGCGAGCGTAAACGACATGCTTGCTGGTGTGGCCACGACTGTAAATGCTGAAACGAAAATCAGTGAACAGGAACAGGCTCTTTATGAAAAGCTTGCAGAGCAGGCCGATTACTTCGCTCAAGGTATTAACGAATTAGGGCAGGCCATTCTTGAAAATCCGGCTCTGGCCTCCTCGCAGCTTGGGTATGTCCGTGCGGATTATAACCGATTGCAAGGACTTCTAGGCCAATTGATTGAGGAACAGAAAGCGTTGGCTGGCTCTTCATTCGAAGAGGCTAATGCCACGGCTGATAAAGTCGCGCTATCCCTGGAAGTTTCCATTCTTGTGGCAATCGTTTTGTCACTTCTAACGGCGCTGCTGGTTCGGCGCCAGGTTTTACGCGCGATCAAAGCCATAGAGCTTGCTGCGATGAGGTTAAAGGAAGGTGACCTCACTCATCGAGTGGAAATTATGGGGCGTGATGAGCTGGCTCAGACAGCGAGCGCTTTCAATGAATTGATAGATAGCCTCCAATATTCCGTCATGAAGGTCGTCCAGGTGTCCAGGTCGGTGGATGACTCTGCAGAGGCATTGGTTGGTACTTCTGACCTCGTTGCCGAGGGTGCTCAAAAACAAGCAGGTGCTGCTGTCGATGCCGCCAATACAATGGACCTGATGAGCCAGGAAATAGCTTCCATTGCGTCGCATGTCGAAGATCTAAGAGCTACAGCGCAGGAGAGTCTGCAGGGGTCCGAGGCTGGTCGGGATGCCCTTGATCGGCTGCTTCAAGAAATATCCCAGGTGAAAGATGCTTTCGCTTCGATCACTGATTCGGTCGGTGATTTCGTGTCCAGTACTACAGAGATCACTAACAGCATAAATCAGGTCAAGGATTTGTCAGGGCAGACCAACCTTTTGGCGCTTAATGCTGCGATCGAGGCTGCCCGTGCAGGTGAGAACGGTCGCGGGTTCAGTGTTGTTGCCGAGGAAGTTCGCAGTTTGGCGCAAAGGTCGGCGTTGGCGGCAAATTCAATTAACGAGCTTACCGAAAATCTTGAGGCTCAGTCGCACCGAGTGAACGTTGCTCTTGAGGAAGGGTCGTCCGCTCTTGACGGAAGTCAGTCTTTGCTCGAAGAGCTAGAGCGAGTGCTGTCGGAAGCAACTCGGCTAGTGGGAAGCTCTAATGACGGAGTGGATGAGATCGCTCAGGCGGTTCATAAGCAAAATAAAGGAGGGAAGGAAATAGCGGGGAGCATAGAGAGGATTGCTGAGATGGGTAAAGACGGAAATCAGATATCCCATACCGTGCGAACTTCAGTTGCTTCTCTGCGAGAGCTCTCCAAGGAGTTGGCGCAATCAGTGTCTCACTTTGAGACATAG
- a CDS encoding 2Fe-2S iron-sulfur cluster-binding protein has product MPSITLIESNGTEHTLNGETGQSIMQIALNAMVPGIQGDCGGACSCATCHAFVDERWVSVLPKMEDTESDMLDFASERQENSRLTCQITLDESMDGMVLRLPESQY; this is encoded by the coding sequence ATGCCCTCCATCACATTGATCGAATCCAATGGTACAGAGCACACACTGAACGGTGAAACCGGACAGTCAATTATGCAAATCGCCCTTAATGCAATGGTTCCAGGCATTCAAGGTGATTGTGGCGGCGCCTGCAGTTGCGCAACCTGCCACGCCTTTGTGGATGAGCGATGGGTAAGCGTTCTACCCAAGATGGAGGACACGGAATCGGACATGCTGGATTTCGCTAGCGAGCGCCAAGAAAACAGTCGACTAACCTGCCAGATAACGCTCGATGAGAGCATGGACGGAATGGTCCTACGTCTGCCCGAATCACAATACTGA
- a CDS encoding VOC family protein, with protein MSVFTHVTLGTKDLNRATAFYDEILPPLGLKRLINVPGKASAWGVDQPALVVLYPIDGEDASSGNGVTIGLQAPTPQAVDEVHRLSLKAGATDEGAPGPRPVAKDAYAAYIRDLDGHKICIGYRPTE; from the coding sequence ATGAGCGTTTTTACGCACGTCACATTAGGAACTAAAGACCTCAATAGAGCAACGGCTTTCTATGACGAAATCTTGCCGCCTCTGGGGTTAAAAAGGCTGATCAATGTGCCGGGAAAAGCCTCCGCGTGGGGAGTCGACCAGCCTGCCTTGGTTGTACTCTATCCAATTGACGGCGAAGACGCTTCATCGGGCAATGGAGTCACCATCGGACTCCAAGCGCCAACCCCTCAGGCGGTTGACGAAGTCCATAGGCTTTCACTGAAAGCAGGTGCAACCGATGAGGGGGCACCCGGGCCACGACCGGTTGCTAAGGACGCGTATGCAGCCTACATCCGTGATCTTGATGGTCACAAAATATGTATTGGATACCGGCCAACTGAATAG
- a CDS encoding NAD(P)/FAD-dependent oxidoreductase, whose amino-acid sequence MSLSSVAIVGAGQAGFQVAASLRQGGFKGKISLIGDEPDLPYQRPPLSKAYMLGKIKRESLAFRPETFFQEQDIDLIHDTAIEIDRQNRRVVLQSGTVCHYDHLVLATGAHNRPLALPGEDLQGVFGIKTLKDADALSPEVKSARDVVVIGAGFIGLEFAAIAVQNANVQVIDMGQRAMARAISQEMSEVFEETHQEWGVTFHFNQGVKRLIGSNGKVTGVEKEDGEILKADLVVYGIGVVPNIAIASEAGLTIENGIKVDSNLLTNDPHISAIGDVACFPCTHNEGQFTRIESVPNAMDQARAVAARLLGSPSPFSSVPWFWTDQGNLKLQIAGLSTGFDTTVTLGSKDSRQFSVLCFRKGHFVAVEACNRPGDHLAGKKILSRPPELTPAEANADGFDLKEWEKQHRD is encoded by the coding sequence ATGTCACTTTCTTCTGTCGCGATAGTAGGAGCCGGGCAGGCAGGTTTTCAGGTAGCTGCGTCTCTGCGGCAAGGGGGCTTCAAAGGTAAAATCTCATTGATTGGAGACGAACCAGACCTTCCATACCAGCGTCCGCCCTTATCGAAGGCCTACATGCTTGGAAAGATTAAGCGTGAAAGCCTCGCTTTTCGTCCGGAAACCTTCTTCCAAGAACAAGATATCGATCTTATTCATGACACCGCCATCGAGATAGATCGCCAAAACCGAAGAGTGGTGCTACAAAGTGGAACTGTTTGTCATTATGACCACTTGGTCTTGGCGACCGGAGCCCACAACAGACCCCTCGCACTTCCCGGTGAAGATCTTCAAGGCGTGTTTGGTATCAAAACATTGAAGGATGCAGACGCACTCTCACCTGAAGTTAAGTCCGCACGAGATGTCGTTGTAATTGGCGCAGGCTTTATTGGTTTAGAGTTTGCCGCTATCGCCGTCCAAAATGCGAATGTGCAAGTAATTGACATGGGACAGCGGGCAATGGCTCGGGCCATTTCTCAAGAAATGTCCGAGGTTTTTGAGGAAACTCATCAAGAGTGGGGGGTCACTTTTCACTTCAATCAGGGCGTAAAGCGGCTGATCGGAAGCAATGGAAAAGTGACGGGTGTGGAAAAGGAAGACGGAGAGATCCTCAAAGCCGACCTCGTTGTCTACGGGATTGGGGTTGTTCCGAATATAGCGATAGCCAGCGAAGCGGGGCTTACTATTGAAAATGGAATCAAAGTAGATTCGAACTTACTTACGAACGACCCACATATCTCCGCCATTGGGGATGTTGCTTGCTTCCCCTGTACTCACAATGAAGGACAGTTTACTCGGATCGAGTCAGTTCCAAATGCTATGGACCAAGCCAGAGCTGTGGCTGCGAGGTTATTGGGAAGCCCCTCACCTTTCTCTAGCGTTCCTTGGTTCTGGACAGACCAAGGCAACCTGAAACTACAAATTGCTGGCTTATCAACAGGATTTGACACAACCGTCACCCTTGGCTCCAAGGACTCCCGACAATTCTCAGTTCTTTGCTTTCGGAAAGGTCACTTTGTCGCTGTTGAAGCCTGTAATCGGCCGGGCGACCATCTGGCCGGCAAGAAAATCCTCTCTCGCCCCCCTGAACTTACGCCGGCTGAAGCAAATGCTGACGGCTTCGATCTCAAAGAGTGGGAAAAACAGCATCGAGACTGA
- a CDS encoding MFS transporter: MPSPKNSIAAVDITEFRQNWRILTLSVIGIAISINASLLYGFGTLVVPLEEAFGWERSSLQAAITFLFASAVISLQVVGWLNLRYGMKRVTMISLVLISLGYLATTQIQGSIWMLYLAFAILPLLGMGCLAVTWTQLLNIWFEKNRGLALAIGLSGTGITAAIVPPILSWGIETWDWRAAFVILALMNLAILLPFTAKWLTLPEFLPEASGSDVDTEAVPGVSYREGLTSRKFWTCNIALALVISSIVGMVTSTVPMLRDIGLSAEDASLVFSFFGVSLIFGRIAVGYLLDRFWPPAIAAFSLALPAVGCLIYLQGSTELLPLFLAAICVGFGAGAEFDIAAFLIARYFGLRDYGRLFGFHQGLLTVASALAPLLFAGLLSHTGSYSAMLVYSLACSIIGPALLMTLGKVPRYAVATNLNTSQA, from the coding sequence ATGCCTTCGCCAAAGAACAGCATCGCAGCGGTTGACATCACCGAGTTCCGCCAGAACTGGCGAATACTAACTCTCTCTGTCATCGGCATAGCTATAAGCATCAACGCCTCTCTGCTGTATGGCTTCGGAACGCTCGTAGTGCCTCTCGAGGAAGCTTTTGGGTGGGAACGGAGCTCACTGCAGGCTGCCATCACTTTCTTGTTCGCTAGCGCGGTAATCTCGCTTCAAGTCGTAGGTTGGCTGAACCTACGTTATGGGATGAAGCGCGTTACTATGATTTCTCTGGTTCTGATCTCTCTGGGCTACCTTGCAACTACGCAAATCCAAGGTTCCATATGGATGCTGTATCTGGCATTCGCAATCCTGCCTCTGCTTGGAATGGGGTGCTTGGCTGTTACCTGGACGCAGCTTTTGAATATCTGGTTTGAAAAAAACCGGGGACTTGCGTTAGCTATCGGTCTGAGTGGAACAGGTATTACTGCAGCGATCGTGCCTCCAATACTTTCTTGGGGCATAGAAACCTGGGATTGGCGAGCAGCCTTCGTCATTCTGGCCCTGATGAACCTGGCAATATTGCTTCCTTTCACTGCTAAATGGCTTACTCTCCCCGAGTTCTTACCAGAAGCTTCGGGAAGTGATGTTGATACCGAAGCGGTCCCCGGTGTCAGCTACCGGGAAGGACTAACTTCACGGAAATTCTGGACGTGCAACATCGCTCTCGCACTAGTTATTTCCTCCATAGTTGGGATGGTAACCAGCACAGTTCCCATGCTCCGCGATATAGGGCTTTCTGCAGAAGATGCATCCCTGGTGTTCAGCTTCTTCGGAGTATCTTTAATTTTTGGCCGAATCGCGGTCGGCTACCTTCTCGACCGCTTCTGGCCACCTGCTATCGCTGCCTTCAGCCTAGCATTGCCTGCGGTCGGCTGCCTGATCTACTTACAGGGAAGCACTGAACTTCTACCGCTTTTCTTGGCAGCTATCTGCGTAGGCTTTGGTGCTGGTGCTGAGTTTGATATCGCAGCGTTCCTCATTGCACGGTATTTCGGCCTCAGAGATTACGGACGCCTATTCGGCTTCCACCAAGGCTTGCTGACTGTGGCATCAGCCTTGGCTCCTCTTTTATTCGCCGGCCTGCTAAGCCATACAGGCAGCTACTCTGCGATGCTGGTATACAGCTTAGCTTGTTCAATTATCGGCCCAGCGTTGCTAATGACCTTGGGCAAAGTGCCACGATACGCAGTGGCCACAAACCTAAATACCAGTCAGGCCTAA
- a CDS encoding SDR family NAD(P)-dependent oxidoreductase, producing the protein MGRLENKVALITGTGGGQGRVAALRFAQEGAIVVGCDTNQEEHAATAALLANEGFVLYGEAPVDLGDPEQARIWVEAAIERHGGVDILYNNASAARFAPVNEMSVEDWRFTLRNEVDLLFFTTKYAWTSLAERNGIIINVSSTAAWGGSKVAGISAHAAAKGAVVSFTRQLAVEGAPVGIRAVSLSPGFVATPGTAEFMENPEIRAALLDGVLLDRPGQPEEVVAMALFLASSEASFITGSDIVIDGGLLAI; encoded by the coding sequence ATGGGACGTCTCGAAAATAAAGTGGCACTAATCACAGGCACCGGAGGTGGTCAGGGCCGGGTGGCAGCACTGCGCTTTGCCCAAGAAGGCGCCATTGTCGTTGGTTGCGATACCAATCAGGAAGAGCATGCAGCCACAGCAGCGTTATTGGCGAATGAAGGTTTTGTGCTCTATGGGGAGGCACCAGTTGATCTGGGAGACCCTGAGCAGGCTCGAATCTGGGTTGAAGCTGCAATAGAGAGGCACGGAGGTGTAGATATTCTCTACAACAATGCGTCTGCTGCTCGTTTTGCGCCTGTGAATGAAATGTCGGTGGAAGATTGGAGGTTCACTCTGAGAAACGAAGTGGATCTGCTGTTTTTTACCACCAAGTATGCTTGGACGTCATTGGCTGAGAGGAATGGAATCATCATCAATGTGTCTTCTACCGCAGCCTGGGGTGGATCGAAGGTGGCCGGAATCTCAGCTCATGCTGCGGCTAAGGGAGCTGTCGTCTCGTTCACGCGACAGTTGGCTGTTGAAGGTGCTCCGGTAGGTATTCGGGCTGTCAGTCTGAGCCCCGGGTTCGTCGCAACTCCGGGAACAGCTGAGTTCATGGAGAATCCCGAAATTCGCGCAGCCCTGCTGGATGGCGTGCTACTTGACCGCCCAGGACAGCCGGAAGAGGTTGTCGCAATGGCGTTATTCCTGGCGTCAAGTGAGGCTTCCTTCATTACCGGTTCAGATATCGTT